A region of the Litchfieldia alkalitelluris genome:
CCTCTTTTTCACCCGTTTCTCGGTTTACAACTAAGAAACCAATTTGTTGTGCATCTTCTTTTAATTCCACATCTACATATGCACCATAACGGTCTGTTTGTTCAGCCGTGAAAGGAATCGCTGATGTTGGCCAGCTTTCGAATGTAGCTGTTACATCATCCCACATCCAAAGACCGAGATTTTCATAGTTATTATCGTCTCTATCATAATGAATTCTTACTGTATTTTCAGCAAGCTCTACTGGCTCATAAGTAAATACTTCATCTGTACCTTCTTTAATCCAAATTTCATTCATATCAGGGGAGTTGATTGCAAACCCTTTATCTCCGCCTTCTTTTTCACCAGTGGTTCTGTCTACAACTAAAAATCCTACACGCTGTGCACCTTCGATAAGTTCTACATCAACATATGCACCATAACTATCTGTCTGTTCAGCTGTAAATGGAGCTGCTCCTACAGGCCAATTCGCAGTTGGTGATGCAACATCATTCCATAACCAAAGACCAAGGTTTTCATAGTTATTATCCGCTTTCTGATAGTGAATTCTTAATGTGTTTTCTGGAATTTCTGTTACTTCTTGATTCGTTAAAGTCTCTGCATTTGCGTCATATGATAGTTGAAAGCTTCCAATCGGAAGAAATAAAACAAAAACCATCATGAGGATTAATGCTTTTTTTAATGTGTTCTTATTCATAGATCCCACCCTTTAACTAATTTTTTCCGCAGCACATCTTAACTTTAAAAGAATAGATGATTTATAGATATAACTGATTAAACGTTTTATCATTAAGTATACTTTACAGTAAAAAATGTAAAACAATAGATTAACTATCTATTGTTATTTTTTCGATAAAACGTTTTATCACAAAATGTAAAAATACAACTATCCATAAGAAAGTCTACACACGTGCGCAAACGGTTTCATTTACATTTCTCATTATAAGTTTTATGCGATTTGCTTGTCAACTCATAATGAAAACGGTTGCACCAAAAAATAGAAGGAAAACTAATTGACTACTAAAAATTCGTACCATGGTGAATGAAAATAGTGTATTCATCTAATATGGTGTTGCTTTTGATCTTAAGCAAGGGAATCTGAGAACAGCTTTCGTTCCCTTTCTCGATCTTTTGCTGTAAGAAAGGGAACCTGAGAGCAGCTTTCGTTCCCTTTCTTGGGCTCTTGGTGTAAGAAAGGGAACCAAAGAACAGCTTTCGTTCCCTTTTTCGAGCTTTTGGTGTAAGAAAGGGAACCTGAGAACACCTTTCGTTCCCTTTCATGGGCTCTTGGTGTAAGAAGGGAACCTGAGAACACCTTTCGTTCCCTTTCTTGGGCTTTTGGCGTGAGAAAGGGAACCTGAGAACACCTTTCGTTCCCTTTCTTGGTTTTTTTGCATCAGAAAGGGAACCTGACATCACCTTTCATTCCCTTTCTCGAGCTCTTGGTGTGAGAAAGGGAACCTGACACACCCTAGAAGGTTAAAAAGCAACCTTCTAGCCGGCTTGTCTTATGCCTGTCGCCGATGAACAAGCGCCTTCCGCATTTCTTTTTTCAGGGTAGACATCCATGCTAAATAAGTATTTCGCACCATGGTGTATGAAAAAATGTTTCCTCCTCAGTGTGGAATGAGCGGAGAGCCACTTGACTCCTGCGGGATCCAGTGGTCTCGTGAGACCCCGCAGAAGCCTGCCCCTGGCGACGAGGAGGCTCACGGACCACCCCGCCACCCCGCGGAAAGCAAGTGGATCGCAGCTCATAGAACTCCACAACCAAAGGTATTTTCAGGATAGACATTTTTCAATAAATGATATCCATCCAAATCTTTAAAGCTGTTAAACTAATCAAAAGAGCCAAAATAACCTGAAGAACCTTCGTATTCACCTTTTTCCCTGCAATTGCTCCTAGTGGCGAAGCAATTAAACTAGCAATAACCATAATAAAAGCCGGTAGATAATCAATTTGTCCAGTGCTGATTTTACCAACAGTAGCACCAATCGACGAAATAAACGTGATGGCAAGAGAAGATGCAATCGCCATACGTGTAGGGATTTTTAAAACAACCAACATGATTGGCACTAATAAAAAGGCACCTGCTGCACCAACAATTCCGGCACCAATTCCAACGATGAAGGACAATAATGCTGCGATCCATTTATTGAACGAAACTTTATCTAAAGGAATATCATCGATTCCTTTTTTAGGAATAAACATCATGACTGCAGCAGTAATTGCTAGGACACCATAAACTAGATTAATGCCACTTTCAGGCATAAGCTTTGAACCATACCCTCCAATAAAACTACCAATTAAAATACTTATTCCCATGTAAGCAATTAAGGGTTTATTTAAGTAGCCCCCTTTCCTATATGCCCACACTCCTGCAATTGTTGCAAAAAATACCTGTATCGCACTAATTCCGGAAACTTCATGTGCACTGAATGCTGCTAACCCGAACAATGGTGGAATGTATAAAAGCATTGGATATTTGATAATGGAGCCACCAATTCCAAGCATTCCTGATATATATGAACCGATAAATCCAATTAAAAATATAGTGATAATAAATGCCAAATCCACCGTGCTACCTCCTTTTCAAGAAAAGGGAACCCTTAATAGGTTCCCTTTTAAATTAACCTTTTTTTATCCAAAACTTTAAAACATC
Encoded here:
- a CDS encoding sulfite exporter TauE/SafE family protein, which translates into the protein MDLAFIITIFLIGFIGSYISGMLGIGGSIIKYPMLLYIPPLFGLAAFSAHEVSGISAIQVFFATIAGVWAYRKGGYLNKPLIAYMGISILIGSFIGGYGSKLMPESGINLVYGVLAITAAVMMFIPKKGIDDIPLDKVSFNKWIAALLSFIVGIGAGIVGAAGAFLLVPIMLVVLKIPTRMAIASSLAITFISSIGATVGKISTGQIDYLPAFIMVIASLIASPLGAIAGKKVNTKVLQVILALLISLTALKIWMDIIY